From a region of the Streptomyces tirandamycinicus genome:
- the tsaB gene encoding tRNA (adenosine(37)-N6)-threonylcarbamoyltransferase complex dimerization subunit type 1 TsaB, whose protein sequence is MLLLAVDTATPAVTVALHDGDSVVAESTQVDARRHGELLLPSVDRVLTTAGLKLDAVTGIVVGVGPGPYTGLRVGLVTAATFGSVLGVPVHGVCTLDGLAYAAGLREPFTVATDARRKEVYWARYDDFRSRTGEPAVDRPAEIAGRVAGLPAVGAGALLYPEVFPDARGPEHQSAAALAALAAGKLAAGEELLPPRPLYLRRPDAQVPKNYKVVTPR, encoded by the coding sequence GTGCTCTTGCTCGCCGTTGATACCGCCACCCCCGCCGTCACCGTCGCCCTCCACGACGGCGACTCCGTCGTCGCCGAGTCCACCCAGGTCGACGCCCGCCGGCACGGGGAACTGCTGCTGCCCTCCGTCGACCGGGTCCTCACCACCGCCGGGCTGAAACTCGACGCGGTCACCGGAATCGTCGTCGGCGTCGGGCCCGGCCCGTACACCGGGCTGCGCGTGGGCCTGGTCACCGCCGCCACCTTCGGCTCGGTGCTCGGGGTCCCGGTCCACGGCGTCTGCACGCTGGACGGGCTGGCGTACGCCGCCGGGCTCCGGGAGCCGTTCACGGTCGCCACGGACGCGCGGCGCAAGGAGGTCTACTGGGCGCGGTACGACGACTTCCGCAGCAGGACCGGCGAGCCCGCGGTCGACCGGCCGGCCGAGATCGCCGGTCGGGTCGCGGGGCTCCCCGCGGTCGGCGCCGGTGCCCTGCTGTACCCCGAGGTCTTCCCGGACGCCCGGGGCCCCGAGCACCAGTCGGCGGCCGCCCTCGCCGCGCTGGCCGCAGGGAAGCTGGCCGCCGGCGAGGAACTGCTGCCGCCGCGGCCGCTGTACCTGCGCCGCCCGGACGCCCAGGTGCCCAAGAACTACAAGGTGGTCACGCCGCGGTGA
- the rimI gene encoding ribosomal protein S18-alanine N-acetyltransferase: MSTPVLREMRWWDIAPVLDIERELFPEDAWSPGMFWSELAHARGPQATRRYVVAQDPADGRIAGYAGLAAAGGLGDVQTIAVTRDQWGTGLGARLLTDLLQHATAWECDEVLLEVRVDNTRAQKLYERFGFEPIGFRRGYYQPGNIDALVMRLHVHDAQGTRNHG; this comes from the coding sequence GTGAGCACCCCCGTCCTGCGCGAGATGCGCTGGTGGGACATCGCGCCGGTGCTGGACATCGAGCGCGAGCTGTTCCCGGAGGACGCCTGGTCCCCGGGCATGTTCTGGTCCGAACTGGCGCACGCGCGCGGCCCGCAGGCGACCCGCCGCTATGTGGTCGCCCAGGACCCGGCGGACGGGCGGATCGCCGGCTACGCGGGCCTCGCGGCGGCCGGCGGGCTCGGCGACGTCCAGACCATCGCCGTCACCCGCGACCAGTGGGGCACGGGCCTCGGCGCCCGGCTCCTCACCGACCTGCTGCAGCACGCGACCGCGTGGGAGTGCGACGAGGTCCTGCTCGAAGTACGGGTGGACAACACCCGGGCCCAGAAGCTGTACGAGCGCTTCGGCTTCGAGCCGATCGGCTTCCGCCGCGGCTACTACCAACCCGGCAACATCGACGCCCTCGTGATGCGGCTGCACGTACACGACGCACAAGGAACCCGGAACCATGGCTGA
- the tsaD gene encoding tRNA (adenosine(37)-N6)-threonylcarbamoyltransferase complex transferase subunit TsaD, whose translation MADEPLVLGIETSCDETGVGIVRGTTLLADAIASSVDEHARFGGVVPEVASRAHLEAMVPTIERALAEAGVTARDLDGIAVTAGPGLAGALLVGVSAAKAYAYALGKPLYGVNHLASHICVDQLEHGPLPEPTMALLVSGGHSSLLLAPDITADVRPMGATIDDAAGEAFDKIARVLDLGFPGGPVIDRLAKEGDPEAIAFPRGLTGPRDPAYDFSFSGLKTAVARWIEAKRNAGEDVPVRDVAASFQEAVVDVLTRKAVRACKDEGVDHLMIGGGVAANSRLRAMAEERCERAGIRLRVPRPKLCTDNGAMVAALGAEMVARNRPASDWELSADSSLPVTDPHVPGEHHPGHAHDHVHDHDHVHEVSKDNLYS comes from the coding sequence ATGGCTGACGAACCCCTCGTACTCGGCATCGAGACGTCCTGCGACGAGACGGGCGTGGGCATCGTCCGCGGGACGACGCTCCTCGCGGACGCCATCGCCTCCAGCGTCGACGAGCACGCGCGCTTCGGCGGGGTGGTGCCGGAGGTCGCCTCCCGCGCCCATCTCGAGGCGATGGTCCCGACCATCGAGCGCGCCCTCGCGGAGGCCGGGGTCACCGCCAGGGACCTGGACGGCATCGCGGTCACCGCGGGCCCGGGCCTCGCCGGCGCGCTGCTGGTGGGCGTCTCCGCCGCCAAGGCGTACGCGTACGCGCTGGGCAAGCCGCTGTACGGGGTGAACCACCTCGCCTCCCACATCTGCGTCGACCAGCTGGAGCACGGCCCGCTGCCCGAGCCCACGATGGCCCTGCTGGTCTCCGGCGGGCACTCGTCGCTGCTGCTCGCGCCCGACATCACCGCCGACGTACGGCCCATGGGGGCGACGATCGACGACGCGGCGGGCGAGGCCTTCGACAAGATCGCCCGGGTACTGGACCTCGGCTTCCCCGGCGGCCCGGTCATCGACCGCCTCGCGAAGGAGGGCGACCCCGAGGCGATCGCGTTCCCGCGGGGGCTGACCGGACCCCGCGATCCCGCGTACGACTTCTCCTTCTCCGGGCTGAAGACGGCCGTGGCGCGGTGGATCGAGGCCAAGCGCAACGCGGGCGAGGACGTCCCCGTGCGGGATGTCGCCGCGTCCTTCCAGGAGGCCGTGGTCGACGTGCTGACCCGGAAGGCCGTACGGGCCTGCAAGGACGAGGGCGTCGACCACCTGATGATCGGCGGCGGGGTCGCCGCGAACTCCCGGCTGCGCGCGATGGCCGAGGAACGCTGCGAGCGCGCCGGGATCCGGCTGCGGGTACCCCGGCCGAAGCTGTGCACGGACAACGGGGCGATGGTCGCCGCGCTCGGCGCCGAGATGGTCGCCAGGAACCGGCCCGCCTCGGACTGGGAGCTTTCCGCCGACTCCTCGCTGCCGGTGACCGACCCTCATGTCCCGGGCGAGCACCACCCGGGCCATGCGCACGACCATGTGCACGACCACGACCATGTGCACGAGGTCAGCAAGGACAACCTCTACTCATGA
- a CDS encoding class I SAM-dependent methyltransferase, translated as MSADRAARPHTVPRLADNGRVNDAGSPSPLAPLLTAEGQALLAALRDYDPGQELAVATRLRRDHPAGLVSAALTQARLRQRAVAKFGAGDAYRMYFTPNGVEQSTRASVAAHRAARFAALGVRSVADLCCGIGGDAIALARAGISVLAVDHDPAAADVARANAEALGLASLIEVRRADVTEVGTSSYDAVFVDPARRAGRPGGGRGPKGGSGRIFDPEAYSPPLSWAVGAARTARFAALKIAPGVPHEAIPGDAEAEWISDHGDVKEAVLWFGTAPGTRRATLLPNGARLAGRGLPDPAVRKTGRYLYEPDGAVIRAHLVAEVAEELDGGLLDATIAYITADELRPTPWATAYEITDELPFNLKKLKALLREREVGTLTVKKRGSAVEPEELRRRVKPSGPNAATVFLTRVAGAPTVLIGAPATV; from the coding sequence ATGAGCGCCGACCGCGCCGCCCGGCCGCACACCGTCCCCCGGCTGGCCGACAATGGCCGGGTGAACGACGCCGGCTCGCCCTCCCCCCTCGCCCCTCTGCTCACCGCCGAAGGGCAGGCCCTGCTCGCCGCTCTCCGGGACTACGACCCGGGACAGGAACTGGCCGTCGCCACCAGGCTGCGCCGCGACCACCCGGCCGGGCTGGTCTCGGCGGCGCTGACACAGGCACGGCTGAGGCAGCGGGCGGTGGCGAAGTTCGGTGCCGGGGACGCGTACCGGATGTACTTCACGCCCAACGGCGTGGAGCAGTCGACGCGGGCGTCCGTCGCCGCCCACCGGGCCGCCCGGTTCGCGGCGCTCGGGGTACGGAGTGTGGCGGACCTGTGCTGCGGCATCGGCGGTGACGCGATCGCGCTCGCCCGCGCCGGGATCTCCGTACTCGCGGTGGACCACGACCCGGCCGCCGCCGACGTCGCCCGGGCCAACGCCGAGGCACTGGGGCTGGCCTCGCTGATCGAGGTCCGCCGGGCCGATGTCACCGAGGTCGGGACGTCCTCCTACGACGCCGTCTTCGTCGACCCCGCCCGCCGCGCCGGCCGGCCGGGGGGCGGGCGCGGGCCGAAGGGCGGCAGCGGCCGGATCTTCGACCCGGAGGCGTACTCGCCGCCGCTGTCCTGGGCCGTCGGCGCGGCGCGCACGGCGCGCTTCGCCGCGCTCAAGATCGCCCCCGGCGTCCCGCACGAGGCGATCCCCGGGGACGCCGAGGCCGAGTGGATCTCCGACCACGGGGACGTGAAGGAGGCCGTGCTCTGGTTCGGCACCGCGCCGGGCACCCGGCGCGCCACCCTGCTGCCGAACGGGGCCCGGCTCGCCGGGCGCGGACTGCCCGACCCGGCGGTGCGGAAGACGGGCCGCTACCTCTACGAGCCCGACGGCGCGGTCATCCGCGCCCATCTGGTCGCGGAGGTCGCCGAGGAACTCGACGGCGGGCTGCTCGACGCGACGATCGCGTACATCACGGCCGACGAGCTGCGCCCGACGCCCTGGGCGACCGCGTACGAGATCACCGACGAACTCCCGTTCAACCTGAAGAAGCTCAAGGCCCTGCTGCGCGAGAGGGAGGTCGGCACGCTCACCGTCAAGAAGCGGGGATCGGCGGTCGAACCCGAGGAGCTGCGCCGCAGGGTGAAGCCGAGCGGACCGAACGCGGCCACCGTCTTCCTGACCCGGGTGGCCGGCGCACCCACCGTTCTCATCGGGGCGCCGGCAACCGTCTGA
- a CDS encoding polysaccharide deacetylase family protein, with the protein MCVLLAMAVGSGCAAGSGQAPGGAGATGKAGASGSAAAPPHGRERGSSGSPGSSGAPGSSASSASPASPASSASSASPVSSGAPGREARKEKGGEGDRKDSAGNGGDRGKGERGGNRERAGEKAAAAEARAKRLKKIQAARAVAAKRWGLAQTPLPAPPPPGKKPRVTTRKGFEVDRHKGLPPVFTTVPTKQKVVFLTIDDGAEKDPELLRMMSELRIPYSAFLSDYVVRDDYGYFEKMQGRGVSLHNHTLTHPYLPALPYAKQKAEICGQQTRMEKRFGKRPRLFRPPYGSYNRDTLRAAASCGVKAVPLWAAEAFPDHMEWREWDRDLHPGDIILTHFRGKAEWKGSMPDMIRHVMKVVTAKGYAVARLEDYV; encoded by the coding sequence ATGTGCGTGCTGCTCGCGATGGCCGTCGGATCGGGCTGTGCCGCCGGGTCCGGTCAGGCCCCCGGCGGGGCCGGGGCCACCGGGAAGGCGGGTGCCTCCGGCTCGGCCGCTGCTCCTCCGCACGGCCGGGAGCGGGGGTCCTCGGGGTCGCCGGGTTCCTCGGGAGCACCGGGTTCGTCGGCTTCCTCGGCTTCCCCGGCTTCCCCGGCTTCCTCGGCTTCCTCGGCTTCCCCGGTTTCCTCGGGGGCGCCGGGGCGGGAGGCCCGGAAGGAGAAGGGCGGCGAGGGAGACCGGAAGGACTCCGCAGGGAACGGCGGGGACCGCGGCAAGGGCGAGCGCGGTGGGAACCGGGAGCGGGCGGGCGAGAAGGCCGCCGCGGCCGAGGCGCGTGCGAAGCGCCTGAAGAAGATCCAGGCCGCCCGGGCGGTCGCGGCCAAGCGCTGGGGACTCGCGCAGACCCCGCTCCCCGCGCCCCCGCCGCCCGGCAAGAAGCCGAGGGTCACCACCCGCAAGGGCTTCGAGGTCGACCGCCACAAGGGCCTGCCGCCCGTCTTCACCACCGTGCCCACCAAGCAGAAGGTCGTCTTCCTGACGATCGACGACGGCGCGGAGAAGGACCCGGAGCTGCTGCGGATGATGAGCGAGCTGCGAATCCCGTACAGCGCCTTCCTCAGCGACTACGTCGTCCGCGACGACTACGGCTACTTCGAGAAGATGCAGGGCCGCGGCGTCTCCCTGCACAACCACACGCTCACCCACCCCTATCTGCCGGCGCTGCCGTACGCGAAGCAGAAGGCGGAGATCTGCGGGCAGCAGACCAGGATGGAGAAGCGGTTCGGCAAGCGGCCGCGGCTGTTCCGGCCCCCGTACGGCAGCTACAACCGGGACACCCTGCGGGCCGCCGCGTCCTGCGGTGTGAAGGCCGTGCCGCTGTGGGCGGCGGAGGCGTTCCCCGACCACATGGAGTGGCGCGAGTGGGACCGCGACCTGCACCCCGGCGACATCATCCTCACGCACTTCCGCGGCAAGGCGGAGTGGAAGGGCAGCATGCCGGACATGATCCGCCATGTGATGAAGGTCGTCACGGCGAAGGGCTACGCCGTGGCGCGGCTGGAGGACTACGTCTGA
- the groES gene encoding co-chaperone GroES translates to MTTTSSKVAIKPLEDRIVVQPLDAEQTTASGLVIPDTAKEKPQEGVVLAVGPGRFENGERLPLDVKTGDVVLYSKYGGTEVKYSGEEYLVLSARDVLAIVEK, encoded by the coding sequence GTGACGACCACCAGCTCCAAGGTTGCCATCAAGCCGCTCGAGGACCGCATCGTGGTCCAGCCGCTCGACGCCGAGCAGACCACCGCCTCTGGCCTGGTCATTCCGGACACCGCCAAGGAGAAGCCCCAGGAGGGCGTCGTCCTGGCCGTCGGCCCGGGCCGCTTCGAGAACGGCGAGCGTCTTCCGCTCGACGTCAAGACCGGCGATGTCGTGCTGTACAGCAAGTACGGCGGCACCGAGGTGAAGTACAGCGGCGAGGAGTACCTCGTCCTCTCGGCCCGCGACGTGCTCGCGATCGTCGAGAAGTAG
- the groL gene encoding chaperonin GroEL (60 kDa chaperone family; promotes refolding of misfolded polypeptides especially under stressful conditions; forms two stacked rings of heptamers to form a barrel-shaped 14mer; ends can be capped by GroES; misfolded proteins enter the barrel where they are refolded when GroES binds) has translation MAKILKFDEDARRALERGVNKLADTVKVTIGPKGRNVVIDKKFGAPTITNDGVTIAREVEIEDPYENLGAQLVKEVATKTNDIAGDGTTTATVLAQALVREGLRNVAAGASPAALKKGIDAAVKAVSDELIATARPIEEKSDIAAVAALSAQDQQVGELIAEAMDKVGKDGVITVEESNTFGLELDFTEGMAFDKGYLSPYMVTDQERMEAVLDDPYILINQGKISSIQDLLPLLEKVIQAGASKPLLIIAEDVEGEALSTLVVNKIRGTFNAVAVKAPGFGDRRKAMLQDMATLTGATVIAEEVGLKLDQAGLDVLGTARRITVTKDDTTIVDGGGKSEDVAGRIAQIKAEIESTDSDWDREKLQERLAKLAGGVCVIKVGAATEVELKEKKHRLEDAISATRAAVEEGIVSGGGSALVHAVKVLEGNLGKDGDEATGVAVVRRAAVEPLRWIAENAGLEGYVITAKVAELDKGNGFNAATGEYGDLVKAGVIDPVKVTRSALENAASIASLLLTTETLVVEKKEEEPADAGHGHGHAH, from the coding sequence ATGGCGAAGATCCTGAAGTTCGACGAGGACGCCCGTCGCGCCCTTGAGCGCGGCGTCAACAAGCTCGCCGACACGGTCAAGGTGACGATCGGCCCCAAGGGCCGCAACGTCGTGATCGACAAGAAGTTCGGTGCCCCCACCATCACCAACGACGGTGTCACGATCGCCCGCGAGGTCGAGATCGAGGACCCGTACGAGAACCTCGGCGCCCAGCTGGTGAAGGAGGTGGCGACCAAGACCAACGACATCGCGGGTGACGGCACCACCACCGCCACCGTGCTCGCCCAGGCGCTGGTCCGCGAGGGTCTGCGCAACGTCGCCGCCGGCGCCTCCCCGGCCGCCCTGAAGAAGGGCATCGACGCCGCGGTCAAGGCCGTCTCCGACGAGCTGATCGCCACCGCGCGCCCGATCGAGGAGAAGTCCGACATCGCCGCCGTCGCCGCGCTGTCCGCCCAGGACCAGCAGGTCGGCGAGCTCATCGCCGAGGCGATGGACAAGGTCGGCAAGGACGGTGTGATCACCGTCGAGGAGTCCAACACCTTCGGTCTGGAGCTGGACTTCACCGAGGGCATGGCCTTCGACAAGGGCTACCTGTCGCCGTACATGGTGACCGACCAGGAGCGTATGGAGGCCGTCCTCGACGACCCGTACATCCTCATCAACCAGGGCAAGATCTCCTCCATCCAGGACCTGCTCCCGCTGCTGGAGAAGGTCATCCAGGCCGGTGCCTCCAAGCCGCTGCTGATCATCGCCGAGGACGTGGAGGGCGAGGCCCTGTCCACCCTCGTCGTCAACAAGATCCGCGGAACCTTCAACGCGGTCGCGGTCAAGGCCCCCGGCTTCGGTGACCGCCGCAAGGCGATGCTGCAGGACATGGCCACCCTCACCGGTGCCACCGTCATCGCCGAGGAGGTCGGCCTCAAGCTCGACCAGGCCGGTCTGGACGTGCTGGGCACCGCCCGCCGCATCACCGTCACCAAGGACGACACCACGATCGTCGACGGCGGCGGCAAGAGCGAGGACGTGGCCGGCCGCATCGCGCAGATCAAGGCCGAGATCGAGTCCACGGACTCCGACTGGGACCGCGAGAAGCTCCAGGAGCGCCTCGCGAAGCTGGCCGGCGGCGTGTGCGTGATCAAGGTCGGCGCCGCCACCGAGGTGGAGCTGAAGGAGAAGAAGCACCGTCTGGAGGACGCCATCTCCGCGACCCGCGCCGCGGTCGAGGAGGGCATCGTCTCCGGTGGCGGCTCCGCCCTGGTCCACGCCGTCAAGGTGCTGGAGGGCAACCTCGGCAAGGACGGCGACGAGGCCACCGGTGTCGCGGTCGTGCGCCGCGCCGCCGTCGAGCCGCTGCGCTGGATCGCCGAGAACGCCGGCCTTGAGGGCTACGTCATCACCGCCAAGGTCGCGGAGCTGGACAAGGGCAACGGCTTCAACGCCGCCACCGGCGAGTACGGCGACCTGGTGAAGGCCGGCGTCATCGACCCGGTCAAGGTCACCCGCTCGGCCCTGGAGAACGCCGCCTCCATCGCCTCCCTGCTGCTCACCACCGAGACTCTCGTGGTGGAGAAGAAGGAAGAGGAGCCGGCGGACGCGGGCCACGGTCACGGCCACGCCCACTGA